The following proteins are co-located in the Pedobacter sp. FW305-3-2-15-E-R2A2 genome:
- a CDS encoding FGGY family carbohydrate kinase yields the protein MLLLGIDIGTSSVKVAIVDSTSQRAIITAQYPEEESAIQALQPGWAEQNPEMWWEHTQQAFGICKMKGIFNPLDISAIGIAYQMHGLVLVDQEQQLLRDSIIWCDSRAVTLGNVAFDELGHDYCLSHLLNSPGNFTASKLAWVKQNEPEVYAKIHKVMLPGDFIAMKLTSSISTSISALSEGVFWDFKTDTLSAALMNHYGFDPELIPEIKPVFSEHGTVSINAAQLLGLKVGIPVAYKAGDQPNNALSLNVLEPGEIAATAGTSGVIYGLSDQLAYDPQSRVNTFAHVNYTPEQKRLGILLCINGTGSMNRWTKNLLASGISYADMNESAKQVAVGAEGLRVLPFGNGAERMLDNKLIGGHFQNIDFNLHNPAHIFRGVQEGIAFAFRYGLDIMRSNGLRPNVIRCGKANLFLSELFLEAFVNSTGAPVELYENDGSVGAALGAGIGAKTYAHPAEAFSLIRPIQYMEPSLTASYEPIYQDWLSELNTKIT from the coding sequence ATGTTATTACTAGGAATAGACATCGGCACTTCTTCTGTTAAGGTGGCCATTGTAGACTCAACTTCACAAAGGGCCATTATTACCGCACAATATCCGGAAGAAGAGAGCGCAATTCAGGCGCTGCAACCGGGATGGGCAGAGCAAAATCCGGAAATGTGGTGGGAACATACACAGCAGGCTTTCGGAATCTGCAAAATGAAAGGCATTTTTAATCCACTGGACATTTCAGCAATCGGCATTGCCTACCAAATGCACGGTTTAGTACTGGTAGATCAGGAGCAACAGCTCCTGCGGGATAGCATCATTTGGTGCGACAGCAGGGCCGTAACATTAGGAAACGTTGCTTTTGATGAATTGGGTCATGATTATTGCCTAAGTCATCTGCTCAATTCTCCGGGCAACTTTACCGCTTCAAAACTGGCCTGGGTAAAGCAAAACGAACCTGAGGTCTACGCAAAAATTCACAAGGTGATGCTTCCCGGCGATTTTATCGCGATGAAGCTGACTTCCAGCATCAGCACCAGCATCTCTGCCCTATCGGAAGGCGTGTTCTGGGATTTTAAAACAGACACCTTATCCGCCGCATTAATGAACCACTATGGTTTTGATCCGGAATTGATTCCGGAAATTAAACCTGTTTTTTCGGAGCATGGAACGGTAAGCATAAACGCTGCACAGCTGTTAGGCTTAAAAGTCGGAATCCCTGTCGCTTATAAAGCAGGGGATCAACCGAATAACGCACTCTCGCTGAATGTCCTGGAGCCAGGAGAAATAGCCGCAACAGCAGGTACATCCGGAGTAATTTACGGACTAAGTGATCAGCTGGCTTACGATCCGCAATCCAGGGTCAATACATTTGCCCACGTCAATTATACGCCAGAGCAGAAAAGGCTGGGCATCTTACTCTGCATCAATGGCACAGGAAGCATGAACCGCTGGACTAAAAACCTGCTGGCATCCGGTATATCCTATGCGGATATGAATGAATCAGCAAAACAGGTAGCCGTTGGCGCAGAAGGATTACGAGTATTGCCTTTTGGAAATGGCGCAGAACGCATGTTGGATAACAAGCTAATTGGTGGCCATTTTCAAAACATAGATTTCAACCTTCACAACCCTGCTCATATCTTCAGGGGCGTTCAGGAAGGAATAGCCTTTGCCTTCCGTTACGGACTAGACATCATGCGCAGCAACGGGCTTCGTCCAAATGTCATCCGTTGCGGAAAAGCGAACCTCTTTCTCAGCGAACTCTTTCTCGAAGCCTTTGTGAATAGTACCGGTGCACCTGTGGAATTGTATGAGAATGATGGCAGTGTGGGTGCTGCATTGGGGGCAGGAATTGGTGCAAAGACCTACGCCCATCCGGCCGAAGCTTTTAGCCTGATCAGGCCCATTCAATACATGGAACCAAGCCTAACCGCCAGCTATGAACCCATTTATCAGGATTGGCTTTCAGAGTTAAATACAAAAATAACATAA
- a CDS encoding two-component regulator propeller domain-containing protein, which produces MGQSGLLIILILLFISGKGSAQPGPVQFSRMDLSNGLSHNQVNAILKDSKGFMWFGTLSGLNRYDGQVMKVFKHNPRDTTSIIDNFITNIYELPGNKLYLETRSGANIYDPETERFIRNVDAWFKSLNIPVKGISGVFKDEDGNFWFNAKEQGVFKYEVSAARTRSVEASFVTAIQQDRKGNIWLVHRDKTITQLDRKTAKVKQRILVFKKVNPVDFQEFKLFVDQDSDLWMYTLNNQSGIDYYSPVNGQRRFIDKRKDVLNSNLINGMIQDEHGQIWIATDHGGINLLDKKNFKIRYLLHKEDDLKSIGQNSILCIYKDDSGIIWVGTFKKGLSFYHEKILKFPLFKHQASNPNGLTYDDVNRFAEDEHGNIWIGTNGGGLFYFNRKTGQFKRYQHQANNANSLSNDIIVSLYIDRTKRLWIGTYFGGLDSFDGKVFTHYKHQPENPKSLSDDRVWDILEDRKGNLWVATLSGGLDRLDRNTGIFYHKRAGEQNSVHSDFLSSLIEDRKGNLWIGSSDGVDQLKTDGNFVHYKYEEGDANSLINNVVYDLMEDSYGFIWMATRDGLSRLNPVTKQFRNFDIKDGLAEKATLKIVEDHQRNLWVSTANGLFNVIVKPRLPHDFSYTFHKYDEHDGLQGTAFNANAGYKTRAGDLLFGGANGFNLFQPGHIKTDHSKPGIAFTDLQIDNKSVGIGEDFGGRIILDKSITATTAIELNYSQNGFAVEFAALNYFNPQKIRYRYKLEGFDMDWQEAQPNSRRATYTNIDPGTYFFKVMSTDATGNWVNNEATLELIILPPFWRTWLAYAGYVLLIGGTLLYIRHRGIARLKKEFLLRQERQQAHRMHELDLMKIKFLTNVSHEFRTPLSLIITPLEKLIGQDVISKKQELQLIHRNAKRLLNLVNQLLDFRKMEVQELRLQLKAGNVISFIQELCLAFNDIAEQKQITLFFHTVEKRLIVAFDHDKVERIVFNLLSNAFKFTPEGGKVTVTLMVTTQEQGQCRLILRVTDTGIGMEPDKKERIFERFFQNDMPGSIVNQGTGIGLSITKEFVKLHGGTIQVDSVLNEGSVFEVSLLLAALPESEEVIETRADSFADSSVLSEEPTAAQSLAKDQEFVWKSKKQIIVLVEDNEDFRFYLKDNLSTYYQVLEASNGKEGWQKILSVHPDLVVSDVTMPVMNGTELCQKIRSDKRTAHLPVILLTALSNEDHQLVGLETGANDYITKPFNFEILLSRIKNILQQQALAKKTFLKQVEFKPAETRIESMDDKFMRQLAGQLEKNLSNAAYSVDQLSSDLNMSRVGLYKKILPLTGKSPIAYIRFYRLQKSKALLLKSQLSISEIAYESGFSNPKHFSRYFKQEFGVLPSVYAQQKSGESPV; this is translated from the coding sequence ATGGGACAGAGCGGGTTATTGATTATACTGATCTTATTGTTCATTTCGGGTAAAGGCTCAGCACAACCCGGACCGGTTCAGTTTTCCCGCATGGATTTGTCCAATGGCTTATCACATAATCAGGTGAATGCCATACTGAAAGACAGTAAAGGCTTTATGTGGTTTGGAACACTTAGCGGCCTCAATCGTTATGATGGACAGGTCATGAAGGTTTTTAAACATAATCCCAGAGATACTACGTCTATTATCGACAACTTTATCACCAATATCTATGAGCTTCCCGGTAATAAGTTGTATCTGGAAACGAGGAGTGGGGCGAATATCTATGATCCCGAAACGGAACGTTTTATCAGGAATGTAGATGCCTGGTTTAAATCGCTGAATATCCCTGTAAAGGGCATTTCCGGTGTGTTCAAAGACGAAGATGGTAATTTTTGGTTCAATGCAAAGGAGCAGGGCGTGTTTAAGTATGAGGTGTCTGCCGCAAGGACCCGCTCAGTTGAGGCTTCGTTCGTTACCGCGATTCAACAGGACAGGAAGGGGAACATCTGGCTGGTTCACCGCGATAAGACCATTACGCAGCTGGATAGAAAAACAGCCAAAGTAAAACAGCGCATTCTGGTGTTTAAGAAAGTGAATCCGGTAGATTTTCAGGAATTTAAATTATTTGTAGATCAGGATTCCGACTTGTGGATGTATACACTGAACAATCAGAGTGGAATCGATTATTATAGCCCTGTCAATGGGCAGCGCCGTTTTATTGATAAAAGGAAGGACGTATTAAACAGTAACCTGATCAATGGAATGATACAGGACGAGCATGGACAAATCTGGATCGCTACAGACCACGGCGGGATCAATCTGCTTGACAAAAAGAACTTTAAAATAAGGTATCTTCTTCATAAAGAGGATGATCTCAAAAGCATCGGGCAGAATAGTATTCTGTGTATTTATAAAGATGATTCGGGAATTATATGGGTGGGGACTTTTAAAAAGGGACTTAGTTTTTACCACGAGAAAATTCTTAAATTTCCTCTTTTCAAGCATCAGGCGAGCAATCCGAATGGCCTGACCTACGATGATGTGAACCGTTTTGCAGAAGACGAGCATGGAAATATATGGATCGGTACCAATGGAGGTGGATTGTTCTATTTTAACCGTAAAACCGGTCAGTTTAAACGATATCAGCATCAGGCGAATAATGCCAACAGCCTTAGTAATGACATCATTGTGAGTCTTTATATTGACCGGACTAAGCGATTGTGGATTGGGACTTACTTTGGTGGTCTGGATAGTTTTGACGGAAAGGTTTTTACACATTATAAACACCAGCCTGAAAATCCGAAAAGTCTTTCGGACGACCGGGTATGGGACATTCTGGAAGACCGGAAAGGAAATTTATGGGTGGCTACATTAAGTGGTGGCCTGGACCGTCTGGACCGGAATACGGGTATCTTTTACCATAAGCGCGCGGGAGAGCAAAATAGTGTGCATTCTGACTTCCTTTCGAGTCTGATCGAAGATAGGAAAGGAAACCTCTGGATCGGAAGTTCTGATGGCGTAGATCAATTGAAAACAGATGGAAATTTTGTTCATTATAAATATGAGGAAGGTGATGCCAATAGTTTAATTAATAACGTAGTATACGATTTGATGGAGGACAGTTATGGTTTCATCTGGATGGCAACAAGGGATGGTTTGAGCAGGCTGAATCCAGTTACAAAACAGTTCCGGAACTTCGATATCAAAGACGGACTTGCGGAAAAAGCGACTTTAAAAATCGTAGAAGATCATCAAAGAAACCTCTGGGTAAGCACGGCAAACGGACTGTTTAATGTCATTGTTAAGCCGCGGCTTCCTCATGATTTTTCTTATACTTTTCATAAATATGATGAACATGACGGTCTTCAGGGAACTGCATTTAATGCAAATGCCGGGTATAAAACGCGGGCAGGGGATTTACTGTTTGGCGGCGCAAATGGCTTCAACCTCTTTCAACCTGGTCACATTAAAACAGACCATAGTAAGCCAGGGATTGCATTTACTGATTTACAGATTGACAACAAAAGTGTGGGGATAGGGGAAGATTTCGGCGGACGCATTATTTTGGATAAATCGATTACTGCTACAACAGCTATTGAGCTGAATTACAGCCAGAATGGCTTTGCAGTTGAATTTGCTGCACTCAATTATTTCAATCCTCAGAAAATTCGTTACCGGTATAAACTGGAAGGCTTTGATATGGACTGGCAGGAAGCCCAGCCCAACAGTCGCCGGGCAACCTATACGAATATCGACCCAGGGACTTATTTCTTCAAAGTGATGTCTACCGATGCTACAGGAAATTGGGTGAATAACGAAGCTACGCTCGAGCTCATTATTCTTCCTCCATTCTGGAGAACATGGCTGGCCTATGCTGGATATGTGCTGCTAATAGGGGGGACTTTGCTATACATCAGACACCGTGGAATAGCACGCTTAAAGAAAGAATTCCTGCTCAGACAAGAGCGTCAGCAGGCACATCGGATGCATGAACTGGATTTAATGAAGATTAAATTTCTTACTAATGTAAGCCATGAGTTCAGGACGCCATTATCTCTGATTATTACTCCTTTAGAAAAATTAATCGGACAGGATGTCATATCAAAAAAACAGGAATTACAGCTCATACACCGCAATGCAAAGCGACTGCTGAACCTTGTTAACCAGTTGCTCGACTTTCGGAAAATGGAGGTACAGGAACTCAGGCTTCAGCTGAAGGCCGGCAATGTGATTTCTTTTATTCAGGAGCTTTGTCTCGCCTTTAATGACATCGCCGAACAGAAGCAGATTACTTTATTCTTTCACACTGTGGAAAAGCGATTGATCGTGGCCTTTGATCATGACAAAGTGGAAAGGATAGTCTTCAATTTGTTGTCCAATGCTTTTAAGTTTACGCCTGAAGGAGGAAAGGTAACCGTAACGCTGATGGTTACCACACAGGAGCAGGGACAGTGCCGTTTAATTCTAAGGGTAACAGATACCGGGATTGGGATGGAACCGGATAAAAAGGAACGGATATTTGAACGGTTTTTTCAGAACGATATGCCCGGGTCTATAGTTAACCAGGGTACTGGCATTGGACTGTCTATTACGAAAGAATTTGTAAAATTACATGGAGGTACCATTCAGGTAGATAGTGTATTAAATGAAGGCTCTGTATTTGAGGTCTCCTTGCTTTTGGCAGCCCTTCCCGAGTCTGAGGAAGTGATTGAGACCAGGGCGGACTCCTTTGCTGACTCATCCGTATTATCCGAAGAACCGACGGCAGCGCAAAGTTTGGCAAAGGACCAGGAATTCGTTTGGAAAAGCAAAAAACAAATCATTGTGCTGGTAGAGGATAATGAGGATTTCCGGTTTTACCTGAAAGACAACCTCAGCACCTATTATCAGGTGCTGGAAGCATCGAACGGTAAAGAAGGATGGCAAAAAATCCTGTCTGTTCATCCGGATCTGGTGGTTAGCGATGTGACGATGCCGGTAATGAATGGAACGGAGCTTTGTCAAAAAATCAGGTCTGATAAACGTACCGCTCACCTGCCTGTAATCTTGCTCACTGCTTTAAGTAATGAAGATCATCAACTGGTTGGTTTAGAGACTGGTGCTAATGATTACATTACCAAACCATTTAACTTCGAAATCTTGTTGTCGCGCATTAAAAATATCCTTCAGCAGCAAGCGCTGGCTAAAAAGACTTTTCTTAAACAAGTCGAATTTAAACCTGCTGAAACGAGAATAGAATCCATGGATGATAAGTTCATGAGGCAGCTGGCCGGACAACTGGAAAAGAACTTGTCCAATGCGGCTTATTCTGTGGATCAGCTCAGCTCAGATCTGAACATGAGCAGGGTGGGGCTATACAAAAAGATCCTGCCCTTAACCGGAAAATCTCCGATCGCCTATATCCGTTTTTACAGGCTCCAAAAATCAAAAGCACTTTTGCTGAAATCTCAGCTCAGCATCTCGGAAATTGCCTATGAATCAGGCTTCAGTAATCCCAAACATTTTAGCCGCTATTTCAAACAGGAATTTGGTGTCTTACCTTCAGTTTACGCGCAGCAGAAATCCGGAGAAAGCCCTGTTTAG
- a CDS encoding LacI family DNA-binding transcriptional regulator, producing the protein MKRQKRTTIYDIAQKLNLAASSVSRALSDSNKINAETKALILKTAAEMNYQQNSMASNLRKGNNPTIGIVVPRINQYFFSNVIAGLEEITSEKGYNLVICQSNELHAREVEGVNALVNQNVSCIVISIAAEKGSPDHLQQVLDRNIQLIQFDRVVAGLETFKVLNDNKQAAYEAVTHLIEQGYRRIALLEGPQELHIFRERKEGYIAALEDHGFPILSELMYANAWTKELGAAATARLLDMPNPPDAIFASTSDFAALGVLEAAGNKGIRIPETLGICGYSNEPFTEITSPSITTVDQFSVEMGRKIGNLYFQEIENFGAEDKIKTVNVRPKLIVRNSTRRKLQ; encoded by the coding sequence ATGAAGCGTCAGAAAAGAACAACGATATATGATATCGCCCAAAAGCTCAATTTAGCGGCCTCTTCGGTGTCAAGGGCACTGAGTGATAGCAATAAGATTAATGCAGAGACCAAAGCCCTGATTTTGAAAACAGCGGCGGAGATGAACTATCAGCAAAATTCGATGGCATCTAACCTGAGGAAAGGGAATAATCCAACGATTGGCATAGTTGTACCCCGGATCAATCAATATTTCTTTTCCAATGTCATCGCAGGGCTGGAGGAGATTACTTCTGAAAAAGGATATAACCTGGTGATTTGCCAGTCTAATGAGCTCCATGCACGTGAGGTGGAAGGGGTAAATGCACTGGTGAACCAGAATGTCAGCTGTATTGTCATTTCTATTGCCGCAGAAAAGGGGAGTCCGGATCACCTTCAGCAGGTCTTAGACCGGAATATTCAGCTTATCCAGTTTGACCGGGTAGTAGCCGGGTTAGAGACTTTTAAGGTATTGAATGATAACAAGCAGGCAGCCTATGAAGCTGTTACACACCTGATAGAACAGGGGTATCGTCGGATTGCTTTATTGGAGGGCCCCCAGGAACTTCATATTTTTAGAGAACGTAAAGAAGGTTATATCGCTGCGCTGGAAGACCATGGTTTCCCGATCCTTTCTGAGCTGATGTATGCAAATGCATGGACAAAAGAGCTGGGAGCTGCCGCTACCGCCAGGTTGCTGGATATGCCGAATCCTCCGGATGCAATTTTTGCCTCTACTTCTGATTTTGCCGCGCTGGGGGTACTGGAAGCGGCCGGGAACAAAGGAATCCGCATACCTGAAACACTTGGTATTTGCGGTTACTCTAATGAACCATTCACTGAAATTACCAGCCCATCTATTACTACCGTAGATCAGTTTAGTGTGGAAATGGGCAGAAAAATAGGAAATCTATATTTTCAGGAAATAGAGAATTTCGGTGCGGAAGATAAAATAAAAACGGTAAATGTAAGGCCTAAGCTCATTGTGAGGAACTCTACCAGGCGGAAATTGCAATAG